The following is a genomic window from Anopheles aquasalis chromosome 3, idAnoAquaMG_Q_19, whole genome shotgun sequence.
AGGGTTCTTCGCCTCAAAACAGAGGAATGGGATTTTGTAGAATTTGGCTCTTCCTCACCTCTCTGTCTCTaagttctctctctttttggagcgagcgagagcaacagcaacatgtgACAACCCGATACCGGGGGCGATAGTGACGTGAGGCCTCGAAATCAAAAGTCATTCCACACATCCACGCATCGGCACCTCAATCACTTCAAACAGTTCCGCAGCGCGAGGGTTTGGAAACCGGCCTATACGGAGGCCTACACCGAAAGGAAAAGCCTTTCCGTCACAAATCCGCTCGATAGCAGGCACATCCGGCGAATCCGGGGAAATCGATCTCGAACAAAGCAGGAGCCTCGGGCATCCGGGATAAGGACGGTATCAGggaacgaatcgaacggaCGAACTGTCACTCAGGTCCGTTGCGGTGGAGAAAGAAGCCAGTAAGTTTGCGTGGCGtagcagaagagaagaaagagattGTTCACACCCGAGGTGTTGTGGTGGGAGTGAGGAGTGAGCCGAGGGCATTGAAACACCTCAGGAGACTTTGCTAATGTTGGtctctggtgttgctgttgtcacTTGACGTTagattttcatcgatttttctCTCCCGACAAGCCAATCGGCAAAACAGTTAATGTGGAGCAGTAGGCATGGGTTGCTTAGGAGCGATTGTAGcggttttgtttcaattcgTTGCTCTACAGctcattgacaaataaagagTTCTTCTGGAACAGCTTggagaaaattaaacatttaaatcTAAACACGCCTTATCCATGAACTGAAACACTCTAAGCTGCAATCCTTTGACAGGgatcaaaatgaaatgacacacaccttcccccaaaaaggcgcaGGTCTTGGAGGCagatttgaatttcaaaacaCTCCGTCACGCTCCGTggtcgtggcggtggcgaagaGTCTGGAGCGAATAGTTAATTATTGATGTCATCAATTACCTTGTTGAATAGTGTGGAAACTTAACATAAACCCTTTACCGTTATCTCTTGCTAAGCTGAGTCCAGCAGTCGTTTGCTGTTAGACACCGAGACTTCAGTTCTCACGTCAACTGACCGAAACAGAAACATCTGGTCAACTGCTGCGAATAGCTCGGCAATGGTCGActgctgtgctgcttctgcctGATATTTTCAAATAAAGATAGACACTGAAGAAGCGTCGAAAGTACTGTGAGCAGGCTTTGCGCTCGTTTTGAGGTTGGTTTACACTTTCCTCTCGTCgacatttcacttttcagaGCTTCAATCGAGCCTGTCGCTTTCCGGGGACAAGGGTCTGGGATGTATTTAAACGGATGAAGAGTGAAGCCGCAGGTTTTCGGCGTGCTAGTCAACGCAATAGTATCTCTAACGTAGCCTAGGATAGTGGCACcgtgctcgatgctcgacTGCTTATGTTGGATGCTGGAATATGGAAATGAATGGACGTGATGAAAAATTCATATTTCCTACCTTCTCTGGCACATCGAGAGtgctttcatttccattccactgcACAACACAACCCTCGCAACCGCCAGTGACGATTGGCATCGTCGTCCTGCCATTGATGCCGGAGCTTTGCCTTCCCAGCAGGTTAACATTGCACGCTTGTTATCagcactcacacatacacactcacgaACATATACCTAGCTAAACAGTGCCACTACCCTTAACCACTCGTGACAGGTAgcattgaaaatgtttttaaaagtCAAGCGAATGAGCTGTGCAAATGCTCACACAATTACCTGGCTGGGGAAAGCACTCGAGAAGGGGCTCGATCTCGATAAGTTGGGGTTGAATATGAAGGTTTTGCGGCGGTACGAATACCCGACAGCCTCTCGCGCTTCAGTTCATTTGCTGTTGGGGGCAATGTGGAGGTTTCGGTTGGGTTGTTATTTTATCCAGCACAAAGACGAGCTTTCTTCTAAAGTCAATTGTATGCTAATCCTTTTAAACAATCGCTGTCATGCTACAATTGGTATGTATTTGGGTCACCAGTATGTTGAAGTGTGAGTTTAATCAATTTACAATTCAAATCAATTACAATCGTCAGCACAGACAGTTTGCTCAAAGCATCTCATTGACTAGAAACAGTGAATTTGTTCAAATGCTTATGATcccatgtttttattttctgtcAATTTTACTTTTCATGGAATTCATTATTgagacaaacacaaacacgtcAATAATAGATCAATTTGGACGTTCTTCGGTGCATTATAATGATACAATATGaaatttttcttcaatttagcgatacgaataaaaaaaacgttaatCATAATATACATAAATTGTGTACCATTTTTAATtcttatttcataaatttaaaaaaaaatcaaacatgaATCTCAGCTGATCCAAGTCTAATTAAAGTACAATCATTTCGAGCAATAAAATCCCACTTCGAACAAAAGAATCTCACACGTAACAAAACCCTTGCCCATCGGAAAGGCGCTTGATCGACCCGTGACCCATCGCAGAACAGTGCAATGTCATCGCCATCCACCTAGCGCCCGGCCGGAAATATGTTTCACAGCTCAAATGGATTGGAACATCCACCCACGACTGCACCCTGaaacgatggtggccacgttGGTGCAAAAATCGTATAATTCTTTCTcccgccatccatccatccatccatccatccacttcATTTGTCGCACAATCATTCAAACAATCATCTCGTAACGGGCAGCGGATGCAGAACCAGcaaagaaaaggtaaaaaaaacgaaagaaaaacccgCTCCCAAGAAccgtgcagcataaaaagacGCATTTGCAATCGTTTCCCACTTAATGCTCGACAGAGCGCTGCGTCGGTAGCACACGCTCTCGAGTTTCTTTCCTTCATTCCGCTGTTGCCGTGGCCACAAGGACCTCTATCTGgtcttggttttgtttctctcgGTTTCAGTACCATCAATCCGCCACCGGGTTCTGCATAACGACCGATGCATCCGAGGCCAATGAAGGAGCGCTTGGCTGGCCAAAAGAAAGACGCGAAAGAAAGCTCGAGCCAAGGAGAAGGATCCTGCGAAAGtcaagcagcataaaaagtgGGGGAGTGAGGGTGTTGAATCCACCATCTTCGGACGAAAGCAAAGGGCAAAATGCAAACGtgaaaaagtggaaagaatATTGGGAAAACCATCCACCAACCGTTGCTTGATTGTTAACCCCCCGCTCTCAGCTccatctttttcttcctttgcctTCCTTCACGCCATTTCAGGTTGCCTATTAAGCAATCGACCTTTTGCTTCCGGTCCCGAGAACACGGGTGGCAGGAGGAGGGGGGTGTCTCGAGTATCATCATCGGGGCCCCGACGGTCCGGCGAGCGATGGTCGACCGTTCTcatttttgtttaatgtttgcttTCATCCCGCTTCTAATGTTTCAGCTGCGGTACCGCTGGCCGATGTTTCGATTGCGAGCCAGCATTAGCTTAATTTTGATGCCGCTGGTTTTGTTtcccgctgttgctgctgctgctgctcggtgttgtGCTGATTTATGGCACCATAATCGTGTTGTAATTAGCTCGTCCATATTTACCGGCCAGCCGTTTCATGTTGAGAAAcgatttttccgtttccagtGGACCATTCTAGCGTGCATCTAGCGTTTCATTTGAATGCTTTTATGACTCCAATTATGCTCCAGTTGGGGAGGAAAAATATCACATTCCTTTTCCTACAGGAAACTCAATGTTAATCGAACTTTacttatgtttttttttgtctccttCGAGAGAAAAGATAATTATGCGATCGTGTATGATGCGTTATGCTTCCTTTTGTACAAATTCCAGCTGATTGTCTGCCCCGCAATCGATGCAACGAACACGGGCAAACGCTAGGAAGGGTGGAGATTTGTATTCCTGCCGAGGAACATTTCCTGCATTCAACGCGAACGCGATCCCGCCCGAAGCAACGATTGCGAGCGTGTTAATTCGTTCGGTCATAATAGGAATTTCCGGTGCGATCTTCATCACTGCACACTCCCCTTGTGGAGCACCTTATcccttccaccatttccactTAATCGCTCTCTCAGCAATCGTCAACCGGAAGTGTGCTCGAAGGGACGATGAGAACGCAcctcctcccccaaaaaaaaaaggggcgcgATAGGGCACGTGGCCAGTGACGTAGCGAAGGAGAGAGCgcaaggagcagaagcagaaaatggcgaaaagaaCTAGCTCGACGTCGATGAACATGGACGAGCGGACGCGAAGAAATTAAGCATTTCTGTCACAGACTCCGGTCAGCATCAGCCAAGGGCATGCTTCGAGGCGCACTCTCGCCAGCAACACGCTCCAGCCATGGTGTATCTTCCAGTTCCGGCCAGTGCTGGTCTGATGAGGTACTTGTTGTAATATCGGAACCACCCTCAGCTTCTTCGCGCCAAGCAGTCGAGACCAATCCAGGGCCAACTGATTACGTGCGGCCGTGCTTTGCAATTATtcaagttgctgctgctgctgctgctgttcgtctcGACGCTcggaaataaattattcaaatccgAGCTGTCACATTTAAATGAGGCAATTTTCTACTCTGGCCTGGGCCGTTGGCGTTTCCCTTTCTAGAGCTCCCTGGAGCGTGTTTTCCTCCCTTGTTGTTCCGTTCGCACCGTTCATCATCCCACTGTTAGCCGACCGGTTTTCGAGCGAGGAAGAGTTTCCTGTTCGTTCTCTTTCCCCTCATTCATTTGTTGCCGGCCATTCGGGCAGGTTCGGTGATAATCCGTTTTCTTCGCGAAACACTCGCCTATTCATTACGACGGCGGCCCGGGGGTTAATATTCCGATTTCACCTTCAACGCTCAACACCAGAGCACGCCAGCGGTAGGGCAGGCAGAAATGAAAGCAATTTTCGAACGGGGCACGTACTTTTGGGAAAATATTGCATTTCGTACGGTCAGCTTAAGCCGGGCGGCAGTGTAATACGCGGTACGCGATAGGGGAAAGTGCGAGAAATTATTCACAATTCGTGCTCCAGCGTCAGCGTTTATCAGCAACAACTATGGTGTGAGGTTCATGAGCCTGCCTTGCTTGCTGGACAATAGCTGCCCCTCGGCAGGTGTGGTGGAATAAAGAAAGATTCGTGTTTTGCTGGAGATTGAGATTTAAGCATCCGACATATCAACTCATATGACCACAGGATGCATATTGTCACAATGCTTTTGATGTGGTTTTTGGCGACGCTTCTATTGTTACATTCTGCAAGGAACATCCATCGCTCACGCCTAACGTGACATTCACGCTCTTTTATGTAAAGCCCTATCACCACCTCATCAAGGGGGTCATCCCTTCCTGCGGGGTGTTGTAATGGTAATACGGATGCGGAAGGGTATGTGATGGTTACGCTAAAGCAACATGGTGTGGCGGTGCGATTGACTTGCTTAATGAAGGTCACATCGAAACAATGCCGTATGTTCAGCGCTGTGTAAACATGATACGCGCTTCTTATTGTAAGCTTATCTCTACGGTGCGGTTACTACCAAGCAGCCGGTTCAAACGTTAACATTTCGCGAAAACGGGAATTCAAGACCACATAAGTAGTGTAGAGCGGTTGTTTGGTGAGTGAATGAGGAGTTGAATAAGATTTGACATCGTACGGAAAGACAATAGGGTTTGAATTGGTATGGCTGCTTATCGCTGATTTGCCAGAGAAGCTTCTATCGTGTCTTTTAGAAGAGAAGGTATTCGTTACACCAATCACTGTGACGGTTTGGTTAAACCATACTCAAGCTATGCAGATGTCAGATATTATTTCTAATCGCAAAGTTTGTAAAACGTGAAAATGGCCACGTTGTAAGACTGACTAGattattcttcttttctatGTCAAAAGACATGATCTGTCTGCTTACCGATGATTTGTTGCACATTTCCATGTTCAAAGCTCAATCCGGAAAAAAACGTTATCAGATGCGCATCTGTGATCAATGCTGCTGGAAGCAGAATGCACTGGATTTCCCCCCGCCCCTCGTGATATGCCAGTGTGATTGATGATGTATTTTCCAGGAAAAGTTTCCTTacaaccaataaaaaaaactgccaacCTGAAGAGAACATCATAAATTGATGGTCATCAGCAGGATGGCgagtggttggttttttctGTGCACAATATTTTACTTTCGTACCATGTAGATCTTCCCTCGTTTCGGTCAGCAGAAGGCTAGACACTACTTGCCTCCATCCTTCCGCCCGCTAATCCCTATTGGTTATTGAGAGACCAAAAGCCAAAgtcaaaaaagcaaaaaaaatagaacaaaactCCACATAGACAGGATGGTCATGGGAATGAAATCCACGAGACGATACTaggtggatgctgctgctgctgctgtccgaaaaatgtgcaaaaaatATCGTCAGGGGTTCGTTCCAATTAACGAGGGATAAAGTTGAATTAAAACATGATTGGATGCCGGAATGAGCTAGCCGTTTAAGGGCTCGGGAGCGTACTGCTCTCTGGGATGAACGCAGAAACCCCGACGAGTCGGACTTCCTCTCTGAAGTCTCTTATCCTTTTGCGTCCCACGAGCTGCCTATAGAATATGAATGGTGCCGGTGACGCAGGCAGAGAGGGCAGAAATGGGGGGACGGGGCAGGTTCGCAAATTACCGCAAACCACTTGTACCGGACGCTGGCCGCTGACAGCGTAAGGCCCCGGCATGCTGCACCGGAACTCTTGATGAAATTCTCCATTCACCATCAGGACCTTCGCTGCCGGGTTGGGGAATTTATGGGAGGACGtcagggcggtggtggtacacaCGTGTACACCGAGCGAAGCATGCGACCCCTTTTCGCCCTTGATGGTGAAAGggatttttctcaaaaatgaTGAAGACGGATGGTGCCAGGTGATAGTGAATGGTGAATGTCGGTCGGTCTGGCCCGGCCGGTGGTGAAGAACGGTCTGCCTCCTTGTCCCCTTATGATTTGatggttcccccccccccccccccccgttttaCGTAATCAATCCCGATgctcttttttgctgcttattTCAACGCTGCGgagcattcccttttttcggatGAGCatgctcgtcatcatcgtcatcgccggaCAGACCGTAACAattaagttttaattaaaacacgGTCTCAGATGTATGCAAATTGGTTCAGCTGAAGCAGTCTGGACTCTGTCCGGTTTGAGGTGATTTTCGTAGGAACTAGGGTAGCTCATCGGACCGGTGATGCATGATGTTCTCGTTAGGACTATGCTTTGGCCTGTTTTGCGATgaacaacacaccacaacccATAACCCTAGGGCCATAACAACATCTTGATGAACGTCATTGCGGAATGTGGCTATCACAACCACGAACACGAAGCAAAGCCAGGGTAATGTGTGTGAAGAATTATAAGAGAGTAGTTATCAAGCATCGTGGATGCTGCTCAGCACAACCGGTTTCATATTATATCCCAACTAGCTCTTCTTTGCGATAAATGCTTGCGTCCAATAGGGTAACCCCCGGAGGAGATGCGTCAAAAACCCCCGATTGAAGCGATTGCTGAGCTCTTATCGTGGTCACTGTACACTCGTGTACACAATTAATTCCCTGGGAAGAATGGCGAGTGTGTAAAAATGACCAAACATTATCCAGCAAGAGAACATTCTATGCTCATCACCTTCAGTTCCAATATCATCGGACATTTGGACAGTTGATGTTGCATTTAATTATGAAACCTCTCGCAGCAACAACGATGAACACGGACGTGGGTTAATGATGTATCGCTTATCGGCTCAAACTACATCGCTGTTGCCTTGCAAAATcccctcgcacacacatggaaCAGATGATCCAGTGATGGCGAATGCCAGTTCCCTGGCCAGTGCACAGTCCAATTCTCATCTTCGACCACGCAGCACAACTGGTTCGTCTCAATGTTCCTTCAACGGTGCAGATACTTGTGCTGGAGCTGTTTGTTGTTCATCGCCACGGTACTAGCCGGTCCGGTTCCACCGGAACCGATCCTCGATACCGCATGCACCACACCGGACGGTATGGTTGGTGCGTGCGTACCGGTACGACAGTGTAAACACGTCCGGTATCTGATAAGACGTAAGCAGCACAACTACCAAGACACCGCGTTGCTCGAAAGTCTTCAATGTCGCGGAACACAAGGTGCGGCTAGCCAGCAATCATTGATTTGCTGTCCGCGGTTAACGAATGTGGCCGAGTGTGGCGGATCGGCGTTCGCCAGTCGTATCTACGGTGGTACCGACAGTGAGATTGGTGAGTATCCGTGGTTGGCCGTGTTGCGGTTCCAGGAGCGAAATGGTAAGCTGACCGTCAGTTGTGCCGGCTCGTTGATTGGGCCACGGTTCGTGCTGTCGGCGGTTCACTGTTTCCGGTCGCGTGCCGGCAAACCGAAGCAACTGTGAGTAACGCGAGGAGGACAATGAGGAGACCAAAAGCCTGATTCCCTCATACTGACGTCACTGTCTCGTGGTGTTCCTTCCAGCAAGTACGTGCGACTCGGTGAATGGAACTTTCAGAACCATCGCGGAAGGTCCAATTGCCGAAAGCTAGACGATGGCACCGGTCGTGAGGTATGCCGGAAGGACTATGGTGTCACACGCGTCGCCCTCTATCCCGAGTATGCGGTTAATGCGGCCGCTCACCTGCACGACATTGCCCTTATCGAGCTGGCAGAGAAGGTAGAGTATAGCGAGTACATTGCACCGATCTGCTTACCACTTCTGGAGTCAGCGGAGTCGTTGAGGATATCGCCGATCGAGTATACGGCGACTGGCTGGGGTGCAACGTTAGGTAAGGTCCGTGACGCTTCCGGAAGGGTCATACGAGTTCACCTACATTCCACTCTCCGTTCCGGTACACAGAATCGGACGGTATGACACCGGTGCTGCAGGCAGTTGACTTGCTGCCCTTCGACAAGGAACGGTGCCGGAAGGTGTACCCGGTACCGAATGCTCACGGTATCGGAGATGGACACATCTGTGCGGGAGGTGCGAGGGGACAGGATACGTGCGACGGTGATTCGGGTGGACCGTTGATGCAGCACATCGATGGAGTGGCCTACCTGGTCGGTATCACTAGCTTCGGATGGCCGGAATGTGGACGCGAGGGTAAACCGGGCGTCTACACGAACGTCACGCACTATCTCGATTGGGTAGCGTATGAGGTGTTGCTTGGGTCTCGGTTGGTAGTGAGCgaggtggaggaaaaggaagcgctgTGGGTGGTTTGATTGTGAGGAGCGAAGGGGTGCCTTTTCCGTGGTGCATGTTAGCTACCATTGATGATATGGTTTGCAACGGTTGTTCACAAGAATCATGTTAGTGTAAGGCGAATAGAAGCTCCGTTTCATTCGAATAGAAATTGCAACTGAAAGACATTGTTTTAAGCAAAGAGTATTCAAGGAGAGAAAAATCTCAAAATCGGGAAAATTAGTTATCGCAGCAGCCTAGAAACAATAGatttatttgcttcatttAGAATCTTTAATAAAcagttttcatttcctgtATTGCGTTGCCAATAGAACGAtatgttggtgtttttttttaagttttttttcgaatgaTTTATCAATTTCACGACTGTGTGTTAATGAAAAATAGTTTGAAGATGGTCATTTTTCACCATGATCATCACCGTCAGTTGCAGTCGATTCTGGAGAAAGTATTATTTGGCGAGTATTCTATTTTATCTAATTAAAAAACAAGACTACAATTTATTACAAGTGGAAAGCCACAAGCATTACAGATTCAGTTTTCTAGCCATGTAGAACGATCTCCATATTTTATAAATGGCTTAGTTGGTacgatttttttaattgatcaACAccaattttaatttcaacaCCTCTTGTATCCTCGTTACAACGCTTGTGAAGTAATCTATTGTAATATCCAGAATGGGTCCATACCGTCAAAGTATGCTTGTA
Proteins encoded in this region:
- the LOC126574548 gene encoding CLIP domain-containing serine protease B14-like, whose protein sequence is MFLQRCRYLCWSCLLFIATVLAGPVPPEPILDTACTTPDGMVGACVPVRQCKHVRYLIRRKQHNYQDTALLESLQCRGTQGAASQQSLICCPRLTNVAECGGSAFASRIYGGTDSEIGEYPWLAVLRFQERNGKLTVSCAGSLIGPRFVLSAVHCFRSRAGKPKQLKYVRLGEWNFQNHRGRSNCRKLDDGTGREVCRKDYGVTRVALYPEYAVNAAAHLHDIALIELAEKVEYSEYIAPICLPLLESAESLRISPIEYTATGWGATLESDGMTPVLQAVDLLPFDKERCRKVYPVPNAHGIGDGHICAGGARGQDTCDGDSGGPLMQHIDGVAYLVGITSFGWPECGREGKPGVYTNVTHYLDWVAYEVLLGSRLVVSEVEEKEALWVV